One genomic region from Nitrosopumilus sp. encodes:
- a CDS encoding PQQ-dependent sugar dehydrogenase — protein MRFLLVILSVMLFSGIFFGISFAEKFEYEVEIEIIAENLNIPWAIDFAPDGRIFFTERSDGEIPGTTRHGTVRIIEDGKLLDEPALTLQVERREAGVLGIALDPNFDENHYVYVYYTKKSTPLPKDILSDTFNRLSRFTESNNKLENEFILIDRIPGSTAHDGGRIKIGPDGKLYATTGEIKTPELSQDLNSLGGKILRINLDGSIPNDNPFENSPVFSYGHRNPQGIDWDKSTGNLISTEHGPSGEYGWEGRDEINLIESGKNYGWPNVSGELTDAKYVTPLYQTGQEETWAPSGATFYNSEKFPDWQGKFFVATLYGKHLRILDFDLDTNEVLSNEILLKDSFGRLRDVAEGPDGNLYVLTSNQDGRGIPAPNDDRIFKIIPISSNKILLGDNTLSPLQQFKQGVLSKNILCKDGLELLIKNSSGMPACVTTKTLSKLIEIGWGNLP, from the coding sequence ATGAGATTTTTATTAGTCATATTATCTGTAATGCTTTTCTCTGGAATATTTTTTGGAATTTCTTTTGCTGAAAAATTTGAATATGAAGTCGAAATCGAAATTATTGCTGAAAATTTAAACATTCCTTGGGCAATTGATTTTGCCCCTGATGGAAGAATATTTTTTACTGAACGTTCTGATGGCGAAATACCTGGAACCACAAGACATGGAACAGTAAGAATTATTGAAGATGGAAAACTTTTAGATGAACCTGCATTGACTCTGCAAGTTGAAAGAAGAGAGGCAGGAGTTTTAGGTATAGCTTTAGATCCTAATTTCGATGAAAATCATTATGTTTATGTTTATTATACAAAGAAATCTACGCCTTTACCAAAGGACATTCTTTCAGATACGTTTAACAGACTTTCACGATTTACTGAATCCAACAATAAATTAGAAAATGAATTTATCTTAATTGATAGAATCCCAGGCTCAACCGCTCATGATGGTGGAAGAATAAAAATTGGTCCTGATGGTAAACTATATGCTACAACTGGTGAAATTAAAACACCTGAATTATCTCAAGATCTTAATTCGTTAGGAGGAAAAATCTTACGAATAAATCTTGATGGAAGCATTCCTAATGATAATCCTTTTGAAAATTCCCCTGTTTTTTCTTATGGTCATAGAAATCCACAGGGAATAGATTGGGATAAATCAACAGGTAATTTGATTTCAACTGAGCATGGTCCTTCTGGTGAATATGGATGGGAGGGAAGAGATGAAATTAATTTAATTGAATCTGGAAAAAATTATGGATGGCCTAATGTATCTGGTGAATTAACTGATGCAAAATATGTAACTCCTTTATATCAAACTGGTCAAGAGGAAACATGGGCCCCTTCAGGTGCAACTTTTTATAATTCTGAAAAATTTCCAGATTGGCAAGGCAAATTTTTTGTTGCAACACTATATGGAAAACATTTGAGAATTTTAGATTTTGATCTTGATACAAATGAAGTTCTTTCCAATGAAATTTTACTAAAAGATTCTTTTGGCAGATTACGTGATGTTGCAGAAGGTCCTGATGGTAATTTATACGTCTTGACTAGTAATCAGGATGGTAGAGGAATTCCTGCACCAAACGATGACAGGATTTTCAAAATCATTCCTATTTCTAGCAATAAAATTTTACTGGGAGATAATACTTTGTCCCCATTACAACAGTTCAAACAAGGAGTTTTATCAAAAAATATACTTTGTAAAGATGGATTAGAATTATTAATTAAAAATAGTTCTGGAATGCCTGCATGTGTAACTACAAAAACATTATCAAAACTTATAGAAATTGGTTGGGGAAATTTACCATAA
- a CDS encoding SDR family NAD(P)-dependent oxidoreductase has product MSKAIVLGGSRGIGKAISKSLKSIGIDVFATSKTDIDTSNLDSVKKFLEKNTQTDILILNTGGPSPKLFNTITETDWKLYHNQLFLGFVTILQKIKINDGGYIFLISSSVIKEPNAKLIISSAYRAAFSEVFKVLSKEYAQNNISCVNIAPGPINTDRTQELIENVQEFEETLPMKRLGKPEEIGSFIKSIIENEIKYLSGVTINFDGANSNYIF; this is encoded by the coding sequence ATGTCTAAAGCAATTGTTCTTGGCGGTTCAAGAGGAATAGGTAAAGCAATTTCTAAATCTTTAAAATCAATTGGAATTGACGTTTTTGCTACATCAAAAACTGATATTGATACATCAAATTTGGATAGTGTAAAAAAATTTTTAGAGAAAAATACTCAAACAGATATTCTCATATTAAATACAGGAGGACCTTCTCCAAAACTATTCAACACCATTACAGAAACGGATTGGAAACTTTATCATAATCAATTATTTTTAGGATTTGTTACCATTCTACAAAAAATCAAAATTAATGATGGAGGATACATATTTTTGATTAGTTCTAGTGTAATTAAAGAACCAAATGCCAAATTAATCATTTCATCAGCATATCGTGCTGCATTTTCTGAAGTCTTTAAAGTATTAAGCAAAGAATATGCTCAAAATAATATCAGTTGTGTAAATATTGCTCCAGGACCAATTAACACAGATAGAACTCAAGAATTAATAGAAAATGTTCAAGAATTTGAAGAAACATTACCTATGAAAAGATTGGGAAAACCTGAAGAGATTGGAAGTTTTATAAAATCAATTATTGAAAATGAGATAAAATATCTTTCAGGAGTCACAATAAACTTTGATGGTGCAAATTCAAATTATATTTTTTGA
- a CDS encoding aminotransferase class I/II-fold pyridoxal phosphate-dependent enzyme, translating to MKVSKKVVGVEYAIRDIVLAARKVEQKGMQVDYLNIGDPVQFGFQPPDNVKQALIDAIKRGDNFYSTSEGLLELREEIAKKENAKGLSINADDILITNGVSEGLDMVISSIVEEGDEVLLPGPYYPPYASYVRLHGGIPVEFGVDLNNSTPDIEDIKSKITSKTVAICLISPNNPTGVVFNEKALKELVDIANEHNLYIICDEIYDQIVFDEKFVGIGKVAGNSPVIVLNGFSKVHLMSGWRIGYIAFNQSPQLAELREHLPKLARVRIATSLPVQHAALESLRGPQDYIGDFVSEMKKHRDFVVKRLNEIPGLSCPNPKGSFYAFPKIEDNRFDNDKEFVTKLLEEQGVLTVHGSGFGEQYGSGHFRLVYLPDLKILDSAMSKIEKFVTQ from the coding sequence TTGAAGGTATCAAAAAAAGTAGTTGGAGTAGAATATGCAATTAGAGATATTGTACTGGCCGCTAGAAAAGTTGAACAAAAAGGAATGCAAGTTGATTATCTAAACATTGGTGATCCTGTACAATTTGGCTTTCAACCTCCTGATAATGTAAAACAAGCTTTGATTGATGCAATTAAGAGAGGTGATAATTTCTATTCTACATCTGAAGGTCTTTTGGAATTAAGAGAAGAAATTGCCAAAAAAGAAAATGCCAAAGGGCTTTCCATCAATGCTGATGATATTCTAATTACAAATGGTGTCTCTGAAGGACTAGACATGGTGATATCTTCAATTGTTGAAGAAGGCGATGAAGTACTATTACCTGGACCTTATTATCCTCCATATGCTTCGTATGTCCGATTACATGGTGGGATTCCTGTAGAATTTGGAGTAGATTTGAATAATTCTACTCCTGATATTGAGGATATAAAATCCAAAATTACATCAAAGACTGTAGCCATTTGTTTGATCAGTCCAAATAATCCTACTGGAGTTGTTTTCAATGAAAAAGCCCTCAAAGAATTAGTGGATATTGCAAATGAGCATAATCTCTACATAATTTGTGATGAGATTTACGATCAAATAGTTTTTGATGAAAAATTTGTTGGAATTGGTAAAGTAGCTGGTAATTCACCAGTAATTGTTCTAAATGGTTTTTCCAAAGTCCATTTGATGTCTGGCTGGAGAATCGGTTACATTGCATTTAACCAATCTCCACAATTAGCAGAATTAAGAGAACACTTGCCTAAACTTGCTAGAGTGAGAATTGCAACTAGTCTTCCTGTTCAACATGCAGCATTAGAATCACTACGTGGACCACAAGATTACATTGGTGATTTTGTTTCTGAAATGAAAAAACATCGTGATTTTGTAGTAAAACGATTAAACGAAATTCCTGGATTGTCATGTCCTAACCCCAAGGGCTCATTTTATGCATTTCCAAAAATTGAAGACAATAGGTTTGATAATGATAAGGAATTTGTAACAAAGTTGTTAGAAGAACAAGGTGTACTGACAGTTCATGGTTCCGGTTTTGGAGAACAGTATGGCAGTGGACATTTCAGACTAGTTTATCTTCCAGATCTTAAAATATTGGATTCTGCAATGAGTAAAATTGAAAAATTTGTCACTCAGTAA
- a CDS encoding pyridoxamine 5'-phosphate oxidase family protein, producing the protein MNKRDEFLSQQKILRLATVGKNKTPHIVPVWYRYSGKKIYIGTNTKTIKAKNIKKNNQVSCCIDIGIKAPNIFGVLVQGNANLILESNKVKNIAKKILLRYFKSLDNKSAKELLDDTNCIIEIVPEKFTVWNY; encoded by the coding sequence ATGAACAAAAGAGATGAATTTCTAAGTCAACAAAAGATTTTACGATTAGCTACAGTTGGCAAAAACAAAACTCCACATATTGTGCCTGTATGGTATAGATATAGCGGAAAAAAAATTTACATTGGAACTAACACTAAAACGATAAAAGCAAAAAATATTAAAAAAAATAATCAGGTTTCATGCTGTATAGATATAGGAATAAAGGCGCCAAATATTTTTGGTGTTCTAGTGCAAGGAAATGCAAATCTTATCTTAGAAAGTAACAAAGTTAAAAATATTGCAAAAAAAATTCTTTTGCGATATTTTAAATCACTAGATAACAAATCTGCAAAAGAATTACTAGATGACACTAATTGTATTATTGAAATTGTTCCTGAAAAATTTACAGTTTGGAATTACTGA
- the npdG gene encoding NADPH-dependent F420 reductase yields MKVGIIGGTGGMGKGFALRWSQNNDVIVGSRDAARASESATEYTNLAKEAFGEIKGTITGNDNVSVAKESDVLILSIPYENIDSVCSGILSEVKDSCVVVSPIVPMTKTDVGFECVSIKDNKPFSYKLVSEHMKDKSKLVSAFHVISEKKLINPTLELDYDIFVCGDDKESVAVVNQLIDEIKGLRSIYLGPIELSYLAEMSTPLLLNAMIRNKIKNPGIKII; encoded by the coding sequence ATGAAAGTAGGAATAATTGGTGGAACTGGTGGAATGGGCAAAGGATTTGCTTTAAGATGGTCACAAAATAATGATGTTATTGTTGGTTCTAGAGATGCTGCAAGAGCATCTGAATCAGCTACAGAATATACGAATCTTGCAAAAGAAGCATTTGGTGAAATAAAGGGAACAATTACTGGAAACGACAATGTTTCAGTTGCTAAAGAAAGTGATGTTTTGATTTTATCAATTCCATATGAGAATATTGATTCTGTATGTTCAGGAATTTTGTCAGAAGTAAAAGATAGCTGTGTTGTTGTATCTCCAATCGTACCTATGACAAAAACAGATGTTGGATTTGAGTGTGTTTCAATTAAAGATAACAAACCATTTTCATACAAACTGGTTTCAGAACACATGAAAGACAAATCAAAATTGGTTTCTGCATTTCACGTAATCTCTGAGAAAAAGTTAATCAATCCAACATTGGAATTAGATTATGACATCTTTGTTTGTGGTGACGATAAAGAATCAGTTGCAGTAGTTAATCAGTTAATTGATGAAATCAAAGGATTAAGATCAATCTATTTGGGACCAATTGAATTATCATATCTTGCAGAAATGTCCACTCCATTGCTACTAAACGCAATGATCAGAAACAAGATAAAGAATCCAGGCATCAAAATTATCTAA
- a CDS encoding histidine phosphatase family protein, which yields MGQIIFLRHGQAKNNTERILAGRTEGVPLTEIGIKQAEHTAELLEHMNVSAIYSSPIQRAKHTAEIVGKHNSIDVTIDERLIELDMGKFTGMPYDEIFTSHGNVFMKFYNGELEIAHNGVETFDQVKKRVLGIVDHVTKNHPDENVVLVTHMDPIKAMLSTIVDLSPTNLFELIIANASLNIFREKEQKFSLSGLNVMHPSRFDQGW from the coding sequence TTGGGACAGATTATCTTTCTCAGACATGGACAGGCCAAAAATAATACTGAAAGAATTCTAGCTGGAAGAACAGAAGGAGTCCCATTGACAGAAATTGGAATCAAACAGGCAGAACATACTGCAGAATTACTTGAACACATGAATGTTTCAGCAATTTATTCTAGTCCTATCCAAAGAGCTAAACATACTGCAGAAATTGTCGGTAAACACAATTCTATTGATGTAACAATTGATGAGCGTTTAATTGAACTTGATATGGGAAAATTTACTGGAATGCCATATGATGAAATTTTCACAAGTCATGGTAATGTCTTTATGAAATTTTACAATGGAGAATTAGAAATTGCTCACAATGGTGTAGAGACTTTTGATCAAGTCAAAAAGCGAGTTTTAGGGATAGTAGATCATGTAACTAAAAATCATCCTGATGAGAATGTCGTTCTAGTGACTCATATGGATCCAATCAAGGCAATGCTTTCGACAATTGTTGATCTATCTCCTACAAACCTCTTTGAATTAATCATAGCCAATGCATCTTTGAATATTTTCAGAGAAAAAGAACAAAAGTTCTCATTATCAGGACTTAATGTAATGCATCCATCTCGATTCGATCAAGGATGGTAG
- a CDS encoding heme transporter CcmC, whose amino-acid sequence MKKFVGLFLVLGVLMVIPAVDLAFAAGDEPGEYLDRRVVIWNLFYRLMTVGFTVGAVVSGTIIWQCWRFRESHPKAKPTPYEGTDW is encoded by the coding sequence ATGAAGAAATTCGTCGGGTTATTCTTGGTATTGGGAGTTTTAATGGTAATTCCAGCTGTGGACTTAGCATTTGCTGCCGGTGATGAACCTGGAGAATATCTTGATCGTAGAGTGGTTATTTGGAATTTATTTTATAGATTAATGACCGTTGGATTTACTGTTGGTGCAGTAGTCTCTGGAACAATTATTTGGCAATGCTGGAGATTTAGAGAATCTCATCCAAAAGCAAAACCAACTCCATATGAGGGCACGGACTGGTAA
- a CDS encoding cupredoxin domain-containing protein encodes MGGHSNWPEWIYIGVVVALMCWVGAEAWEAERLVEHVPEGAETIIVTGQQWFWTFEHEDGTKEIGELHVEVGKAYKLEIHSKDVNHSFNIHDYVVLMDAIPGRVNTVWFAPTDAGEHDIQCREYCGLIHYNMRGKLIVEDPTA; translated from the coding sequence ATGGGCGGACACTCTAATTGGCCTGAATGGATTTACATCGGCGTTGTTGTAGCATTGATGTGTTGGGTCGGGGCAGAAGCTTGGGAAGCAGAAAGACTCGTAGAACATGTTCCAGAAGGTGCTGAAACAATTATTGTAACAGGACAACAATGGTTCTGGACTTTTGAACATGAAGATGGTACTAAAGAAATTGGTGAACTTCATGTTGAAGTTGGCAAAGCTTACAAATTAGAAATTCATTCTAAAGACGTTAATCATTCTTTTAACATTCACGATTATGTCGTATTGATGGACGCAATTCCTGGTAGAGTAAACACAGTATGGTTTGCTCCAACTGATGCGGGAGAACATGATATTCAATGCAGAGAATATTGTGGATTAATCCACTATAACATGAGGGGAAAATTAATTGTGGAGGATCCTACAGCTTGA
- a CDS encoding cbb3-type cytochrome c oxidase subunit I — translation MVLELQKPRPIWQIMFSTHHTDVGLLYLISSLAFLFLGGTLALAIRAELFLPGAQIIGDAMTFNRIFTVHGTTLIFLFIIPFASAVGNYYVPIMVRYKDMAYPKLNAIAFWMIPPAGALIWLGFADFTWYATPPYSIISAPGPAADMWIFGLKILGISSVLGAINFIVTILKCKHPDMSIGQVPLLAWSFLSSSLIILVAIPTFAAALLMLLTDRLGVSGFFNPAMGGDPIAYAHLFWFTFHPEVYVLVIPAIGMMYEIIPRFSRKPIYSYNSGVFAFVLLSIVGFSSWAHHMYATGMSFTEKTVFMVGTLAAVPASAMHVFNFVATMWNGRIKFSTPMMWAVGGIALFFSAGAGGVANAAMPLDFTTHDTYWVVGHFHLFVMGTIAFGSIGFLYYMFPYVTGRMYNETMGKIHFVMSFVGTVLVFFTQHVLGLYGMPRRIFDYPPIPEWIAMNQIATVGAMVIGVSMAIFLANMIYSSGKGQLANTEDPFGVGGKYYYPFEAKNPSH, via the coding sequence ATGGTTCTAGAATTACAAAAACCACGTCCAATTTGGCAGATAATGTTCTCAACACATCATACTGATGTTGGATTACTTTATCTGATTTCATCACTTGCATTCTTGTTCTTGGGTGGAACTTTGGCTCTTGCAATCAGAGCAGAATTGTTCTTACCTGGTGCACAAATTATTGGTGATGCAATGACCTTTAACAGAATTTTCACAGTTCACGGCACGACATTAATTTTCTTGTTTATCATTCCATTTGCATCTGCAGTTGGTAACTACTATGTTCCAATAATGGTCAGATACAAAGACATGGCATATCCAAAACTTAATGCCATAGCATTTTGGATGATTCCTCCAGCTGGTGCACTTATCTGGCTAGGATTTGCAGACTTTACATGGTATGCAACACCTCCATATTCAATCATTAGTGCTCCAGGTCCTGCAGCAGATATGTGGATTTTTGGATTAAAGATTCTGGGTATCTCCTCCGTACTTGGCGCAATCAACTTTATCGTTACAATTCTCAAATGTAAACATCCTGACATGTCAATTGGACAAGTTCCATTGTTGGCATGGTCATTCTTATCTTCATCATTGATTATTCTAGTTGCAATTCCTACTTTTGCTGCAGCACTCTTGATGTTACTAACTGACAGACTTGGCGTAAGTGGATTTTTCAATCCTGCAATGGGAGGAGATCCAATAGCATATGCACACTTGTTCTGGTTTACATTCCATCCTGAAGTGTATGTACTAGTAATTCCTGCAATTGGTATGATGTATGAAATTATTCCAAGATTCTCAAGAAAACCAATTTACAGTTACAACTCTGGTGTCTTTGCATTTGTATTGTTATCTATTGTCGGTTTCTCATCATGGGCACACCATATGTATGCAACCGGAATGTCATTTACCGAAAAAACAGTATTCATGGTAGGAACTCTTGCAGCAGTTCCAGCATCAGCCATGCACGTATTCAACTTTGTTGCAACCATGTGGAATGGCAGAATCAAGTTCTCAACTCCTATGATGTGGGCAGTTGGTGGAATTGCATTATTCTTCTCTGCAGGTGCAGGTGGTGTTGCAAACGCTGCTATGCCATTAGACTTTACCACACATGATACATACTGGGTAGTTGGTCACTTCCATCTCTTTGTGATGGGTACAATTGCATTTGGTTCAATTGGATTCCTCTACTACATGTTCCCATATGTAACAGGAAGAATGTACAATGAAACAATGGGTAAAATCCACTTTGTTATGTCATTTGTTGGTACCGTTCTAGTATTCTTTACACAACACGTACTTGGTCTTTATGGAATGCCAAGAAGAATTTTCGATTATCCTCCAATCCCAGAATGGATTGCTATGAACCAGATTGCAACAGTCGGTGCCATGGTTATTGGTGTCAGTATGGCAATCTTCTTGGCAAACATGATTTACAGTTCAGGAAAGGGACAACTTGCAAATACCGAGGATCCATTTGGAGTCGGTGGCAAATACTATTATCCATTTGAGGCAAAGAACCCATCACATTAG
- a CDS encoding plastocyanin/azurin family copper-binding protein, translated as MSHDNSQVYRTTPARTGKMMIIMLGICIVGGAIFFSMWDYWISEPAPVVAMMAGDSGSAGPAAHTGATLTQVLHFIESSDFRTLAFNSLPGEPDHNPTVKMEVGDKVIFDVDNAGKSFHSFGVTTEDEGFGGIVPGSEVATASNPLKPGESGTSEFIAGEEGVYYYICTVPGHREQGMVGKIIVGDVSVEEEVMEAAPEPEVMEEVAAPEPEVMEEVAAPEPVAFDGVISIPDGSGVPGCDETNECYLPYHVTVSAGEEITWSNDDTAAHTVTSGTPAGGADGKFDSSLFMAGGTFSVTLDEAGEYPYFCMVHPWMTGVITVN; from the coding sequence ATGAGCCACGATAATTCCCAAGTTTACAGAACAACTCCAGCAAGAACTGGAAAAATGATGATTATCATGTTAGGTATATGCATTGTTGGCGGAGCAATCTTCTTTTCAATGTGGGATTATTGGATTTCAGAACCTGCCCCAGTTGTAGCAATGATGGCTGGAGATTCAGGTTCTGCAGGTCCAGCAGCACATACTGGTGCAACCCTTACACAAGTTCTTCATTTTATTGAATCTTCTGACTTTAGGACTTTGGCTTTTAACTCGTTACCTGGTGAACCTGATCACAATCCAACAGTTAAGATGGAAGTTGGAGACAAAGTAATCTTTGATGTTGATAATGCCGGAAAATCATTTCACTCCTTTGGTGTAACAACTGAAGATGAAGGATTTGGAGGAATTGTCCCTGGAAGTGAAGTTGCAACAGCATCTAATCCACTAAAACCGGGTGAAAGTGGAACTTCAGAATTTATTGCAGGAGAAGAAGGAGTTTACTATTACATTTGTACAGTTCCAGGTCACAGAGAACAAGGAATGGTTGGTAAAATCATTGTAGGGGATGTTTCAGTTGAAGAAGAAGTAATGGAGGCAGCACCAGAACCAGAAGTAATGGAAGAAGTTGCAGCACCAGAACCAGAAGTAATGGAAGAAGTTGCAGCACCAGAACCAGTAGCATTTGATGGAGTAATATCTATCCCAGATGGTTCTGGAGTTCCTGGATGTGATGAAACAAACGAATGTTATCTTCCATACCATGTTACAGTTTCAGCAGGTGAAGAAATCACTTGGTCAAATGATGATACAGCAGCTCATACTGTAACTAGTGGAACTCCTGCAGGTGGAGCTGATGGAAAATTTGACAGTAGTTTGTTTATGGCAGGTGGTACATTTTCAGTAACATTAGATGAAGCAGGCGAATATCCATACTTTTGTATGGTACATCCTTGGATGACTGGTGTCATTACAGTTAACTAG
- a CDS encoding COX15/CtaA family protein, translating into MAIQYLALTTMIVLYSLMFIGGYISAAGLGLTCPEWPLCPNGVMPSEEYLIEWIHRTTAATTGILVVSTMIASLINKNSDLKIKITSSLATGLVITQITLGALVIDTKLHAVLVAIHLGIGIWLFAMVLLTTIFAFRISKSSKPITV; encoded by the coding sequence TTGGCAATCCAATACTTAGCACTAACAACAATGATAGTTTTGTATTCATTGATGTTTATTGGCGGATATATCTCAGCAGCTGGACTTGGATTGACTTGTCCTGAATGGCCTCTATGCCCTAATGGTGTAATGCCTTCTGAGGAATATCTTATTGAATGGATTCATAGAACAACTGCTGCAACAACTGGAATACTAGTTGTTTCAACAATGATTGCAAGTTTGATAAATAAAAATTCTGATTTGAAAATAAAAATTACCAGCTCTCTTGCAACTGGCTTAGTTATTACACAAATTACACTTGGTGCCCTAGTAATTGATACAAAGCTTCATGCAGTACTAGTCGCAATTCACTTGGGAATTGGAATTTGGTTATTTGCAATGGTGTTGCTAACTACAATATTTGCATTTAGAATCTCAAAATCTTCTAAACCAATTACTGTTTAG
- a CDS encoding SRPBCC family protein encodes MTLVTKSIDIKTPVENVFTYFARPEHVSDQIKNDTVGMTVVPMDIKEGMGVGTTFRIIGDFSGKRLEWDCETTEFIRNEKITAKQIEGPFKNWQITNEFKALGNNLTRVTMSVDYEMPFGPLGAILDKAKFAKSAEKGMETALYNVRGLLEGNGSIPVYITLDAYQKLLAEKKKMNDVPVSTALTAIIEKYNEIEAKA; translated from the coding sequence TTGACCCTCGTTACAAAATCAATCGATATCAAAACACCTGTAGAGAATGTTTTCACCTACTTTGCAAGACCAGAGCATGTTTCTGATCAAATCAAAAATGACACAGTAGGTATGACAGTCGTTCCTATGGATATTAAGGAAGGAATGGGTGTTGGTACAACCTTTAGAATTATCGGTGACTTTAGCGGTAAACGTTTAGAGTGGGATTGTGAAACAACTGAATTCATTAGAAACGAGAAAATCACTGCCAAGCAAATTGAAGGTCCTTTCAAGAATTGGCAAATTACCAACGAATTCAAAGCATTAGGTAATAATCTTACAAGAGTAACCATGTCAGTAGACTATGAGATGCCATTTGGTCCTCTAGGTGCAATTTTGGACAAAGCAAAATTTGCAAAATCTGCTGAGAAAGGAATGGAAACAGCTCTTTACAACGTTAGAGGACTACTTGAAGGAAATGGTTCAATTCCAGTGTACATTACACTTGATGCATACCAAAAACTTCTAGCCGAAAAGAAAAAGATGAACGATGTTCCAGTTTCAACTGCACTTACTGCAATCATTGAAAAATACAATGAAATTGAAGCAAAAGCATAA
- a CDS encoding response regulator, with the protein MGGTVLVVEDDMDLIGIYKEILELHAFDVETAMNGEEGVQKFIEHKPSLVIMDGDMPILDGYQAFKQIKSIDANANVVIVTGFSEFEPKSQEAIKEGLIKVISKPLGVDELLALAKKYTEIKIE; encoded by the coding sequence ATGGGTGGAACAGTACTAGTTGTAGAAGATGATATGGATCTAATTGGAATTTACAAGGAAATTCTAGAATTACATGCATTTGATGTTGAGACTGCGATGAATGGAGAAGAAGGAGTTCAAAAATTCATAGAACACAAACCATCACTTGTAATAATGGATGGAGATATGCCAATACTTGATGGATATCAAGCATTCAAACAAATCAAAAGTATAGATGCTAATGCTAATGTGGTAATTGTTACAGGATTTTCAGAGTTTGAACCAAAAAGTCAAGAAGCAATCAAAGAAGGACTAATCAAAGTGATTTCAAAGCCATTAGGAGTGGATGAACTACTTGCATTAGCAAAAAAGTATACTGAAATCAAAATAGAATAA